The genomic region TAACAGCTGTGGCATCacctaaagacacacacaggattATTACATGTATATGATATACACACTGTGCAACAACTGGACTGTCACCTGTGTGGAGAGTCACTGACACAAACTGACACATACATAATCCAGCACTCTCCGTTTTTCAAACAAGCTGAGGAACTTAACATCCATTACGTAACTTACGTGAGTTCTGACATGTTACATAATAAGTATTTAAACACAAAAGTTCAAAACTTTTGTCAATATGGACATGCTGTATATCGTTTGATTGGTCAAATTCTCTGCAATtcaatcattcagttcattttaCTGAAATCATAAGCACCAAAGCATTATTCATAATCTTAGTGCTCATGCTATTTTCTTCTTGCCCACAATGAACTGTGGAAAGAAACCTCTGGACACAGTTTCAGATACAAGACATAAAGCGGTCCCCAGAGGGATAGTAACTGCACTTACACGTAAACTTTGACTAAATCAACCATTGCTATTGACAGTTCCTGCACCAAATGTTGGACATTTCTGAACATTTCCACAACTCAAAAACAGGTGATGGTCCACTTAGTCACTCCGAATAACAAAATACACCTTAACTTGGCTGGTTTCCCATcaccaacatgcacacacacaactttataTACTTGGCccacaataaaagcatgttgGCATTCAAGACTGTGGTGAGTGAGAAGGTGGAAGGAGAAGAAAGGACTACCTGAAACTCAAAAGTCCTCTTGGCACCacaggtgcatgctgggatatcTTGATCTGAAGGGATGTGCTGAGAAGAGACCCACAAGGGGCAGCCCTCTCGACTGTAACGCACCACCTGAACATAACGTAACAAAACACTGTGAGATGGACACAACTGTAGATCCTTTTAACTTCACATTGTCAGTGTGAGGAGGGACTCGACTTGATTGTGTTCATTCAAgtcttttccatgttttttttctacctgGTGTGGTTCTGGTGCGATCCTCTTTTTAAACCGCTGGAACACTTTGTTGTCTTCGGTCTCATGCATAGCCATCTCCTCCAGGTCTGTCTCTGCCAGGGCTGAAAGAAGCAACAGAAAGTCAAGAGTGAAAGGAAAAATAATGTCAGTGAATTacttcaataacgtgaccagtACTGTTATAGTTATCAGACATAATTAAAAGCTTACTTTCTGCTAAGGAGGGACAATCAACACTcgcttcctcttcttcttcttcagccTCCTTTGTGTCTCCCTCCTTcttgtcttcttcttcctcaggTTCAGTGACCAGCTCAGACTCAGGGAAGAGGAAGGTCGAGGTTGTAACAATGGACGCTTctatacagacagacaaagacacagcaGAGACATTAAGTCTTCCTTGTGGCTGGAATTGACAAAAAACTCTGCAACTCTAAACTCAAGCTGGAATATGTACATGACATCTGAGTGTATTGAGGGGAAATATACGTGTCATTTCTAGTCCAATACACACACCTTGGTTGCAACACtccctcttgtgtgtgtgtttccagtggAGGGTCTGGTGGTGTTTTCCGCAGTACGTTACGGTGTGACAGCGGGAGCAGGCTTTGTTGCCGGGGCAACCGCACACCCAGCATAGTTTAACTCCAGAGACGGACAACACACTCTGGTCCGGTTCAGGATCGCTGGggggttcatcctctggggtggggggtgggaatGAATACGTCATATTGAAGCCAAGTCActcttaaaatacataaaatccCCCTGAAAATTCTTTCCTACCGTgttgtattacagtttttttcaattgccacatgtgcaaaactcaaaccacggtctgcactaccaacagtcacctgaactaaacagttcacatctcctgcacaactcattccaagcaacacaactcttcacacacgtctcaaaacaggctcagtgcagccaaacactatgaaccATCCTCACCTAGATAacaccatagatatagaacaatatctATGGATAACACACACCGTCACTCacaacacactgagagtaaaaacactagcagcaaacaccaatacagaaaatactaacttttcatctttacagtttgagtgacttcacactactcaatagtttctttaaaagaaaagatatagattttataatataccaattttacgtaaggtaaacaagaaggaatgaaaatcagcaatttgtttcaatatagtattttgtctctagtaatttatggaattactggaaaaaacctaaaggtgcataacagtaacaaagaatagtgtgactaatcctgcctctctccagcatcatgtggcaagttttcttcatcacattggatgtctgcatcatctctaaatacaaatgaatgtggtgtttccattgctttcacctccattactttctgaaaaacagtaagaacGCAGTAGTatagtaaagatatagtggttttcacatttgtttttatagctgtgtaagtaacctcagacatcttacctggacatattggtatctttgctcttttacctgtttctctcaaacggtacagtgtataattgtttcattcttatttggtgtttgtacacaaaaaaaggctttctgagctttctctcGTATgtgttcactaactagtctaaaccaagacacctgcttaggctttcagcttTGGCAAAGAGGGCAGCGTATTACATCAatacaacaataaatacaaacaatacAACAAACAAATATAACAGCCACACACTACAGATGAGAGagcacaataaaaataaaaaaagcaatataAGAAAACAGTTGTAATGTATAAATAGGTACCATATTTAAACAATTTTGGTGAGAGATTTTAGGAGCAATCACATTTACCCAAAGTACTATTTTCTCAATCCTTTAAAATGGCTTTAATTCCCATTGCTGACAAAGAATTAAACTTTTACTGACATCCTGACCAAATACACCAACCTGGTGGAGGGTCGTAGGGGTAGAACTCATTCCTCCTCGGTAGCTGGCATCGGAGAactgaaaggaaagaaaaattgacaaaactATATTTACTCTTGAAAAAAGCCACAGACAACAGATAAAACCTGAACCTCAATGAGTGACGAGGAGAGAATGTGGGGAAGGGAGCGAATAAATCAAAGCAGATAAAAAACTAAAGAGTTAGTCAGTCCTGTTATCAACAAACATTAAAGGAACAATAATGTTGCAGGTACCTTTCAAACAGCGGCTGTCGTTGCACATGTAGCACTCATGAGTTTTGCAGCAGAACAGGAAGAGCGTTCTGTGGAAACTTCTGTCCTGACCAGAAATTGGTGCGTAAACCTGCAAGGAAGATGGAGGAGGTAACTTAGTACTTTATCTGGTTTTATATGGAATAGGGCTGAGATGAGTATAAAGAAGTTAACTACTTGGCGGACATAAAAGTGAGTAGAATTGCCAGTTTGTGGTTAGGTATTATTTTAAGAGGAAATGTGCCTTATATCATATTATGTCTCTGCTTTGACATGAATTTCTAAGTTTTTCATGGCAAATTTACTcttgaattgtgtgtgtgggccTGTGTTTTTCTATCTGGGTATATTGTTAGATtcaaatattttattatgttgttcCCTGTCTTGGTTGTAAGGTACTgtttaaaacttaaaataagattaaataaatcaaagtaAGCAGCTGATACATTTTGAACTGACAATCAAACTGTCCCCAAGCGCTCAACGAATTTCAGTTCGAGATTAATGCATATACATTCATCAATGTAGACATTTCAGCTCTGAACAGGAAAATATCCAcatatttttttcagcaattttcCTTTATTCGTCATCTATGAAGCAGCTCCAGGGTTTCTCTCTGCGTGACATTATCACTGTCCAGAGTCCAGCTGAACCCGCTGTCTCCCTCCTTTCTCCGAGACACTAACCTGCAGCAGGAAGGCCATAGGCAGGCGGCATATCTCACACTCCAGCGCGGCCGGTGAGGGCAGGCCTGTCTGGCTGAGCCACGCCGGTTTCCCCCCGACTTTACTGGGGAACTGCGGGGACAGAAGCCGCCAGGGCTCCGCCTCCTCCAGGAAACCCAGAACTACCTCCGCCGAGGACAGGTTGCTATCACCGGACATTTTAGAAAGGAGGTTATCTGTCTGTCAAGTAAACAGTTATGTTAACAAATGTCCAGAAGAAACGAAGAGTTCTTCCAACATCCCACAACACAACCATGGGTGGGTGTATGGTATTAAGAGAACACAACACATGAAACGCAGGTGCAGTTCAGAAAAACGTCCGTGAGGAAACACTGACCAGCTGGTGTTTCGTTCCACAATCCTCGAGGCTCTCGTTGTAGAAATATGATTATACACTATAAAGATTCATATATATTTGTATGGTGTGTGGGGGAACATGGTATTTAGTAGCTTACCTGGCACACTGATACCaaggttattgttttttttttaaggttttaatgaggttttattattgtgtcatttctttttttcagtctgTCCACAAGATGGCGGTCAGTAGCATGTTAAAAAGTTTCTAAGGCTAATTAAATCTTGGGGTATTTAGCACTTTGTTTGAGGTTAGAAGAGCTCAGGAAAATAAGTAAATACATgtattcaagtactgtacttcattAAAATGTTGAGTTATTTGTGTTTTGATTGAATATTTAAATTGTATGATACTTTCTACTGCACTTCATGCAGAACAGCAGAAGGACATATTGGAGGCTACTTTTTACTCTGTTAATTATTACTATCACTCTAGATAGAAAGAACAGGCCGTATTTGATAAAACTGGGCAAGTAGACTTAAACAGAAGAAAAGCAGGGGGGAAATAGAGGAAAACTTAACTTTAGGTTTAATTCTGCTGATTTAGGATATGAtggaaaatctgaaaaaaatattttctctctctctctctctctctccctttttctcactcactcactctctctctctctctctctcacacacacacacacatacatacacacacacacacacacacacacacacacacacgcacacaccgaTGTGTTGATGATGTCATTTGAAGGGGAGTTTGGGACgggtctgtctctgtccattgGACGACTGGACGGACACAGACTGTAACAAACGGTTAACGTCAGTTTTATCCTCGCTCTTTTAATCGGACTTTAATTCACATTTAAATCCACCATGATGCTTAAAATGGACACAGTGTCACTTTTGGGGCGGTGTGTGGTGAACAGAAGTTCAGACGTTTTTGTAATTTAACCATGGAAACTAAAAGCAAGCGGACAGCAGCGACAGCAAAAAGTCAGTTGACAACCCGCTCTGTAACCCGGCAGATAATAACCGAAGAATGGACGATGTGAAAACTGGCCCGAACCGGCACTGAACCTCCTGCCCGGGTCTCCTCAGGCTACATGTCACCCTCCTCTCCGTGCCAGATGCCTTCGCGGGGCGACGGGGGCTACAAGCCGGCACCGGCGTCGCCTGCTCCGCCTGTCCCACCGAGGAGGGTCAGGGGCTCCGGCAGGACTCGGCGGTCCGGAGCAGGGACGGGGTCAGCGGGAGCCGGAGTAGCGGAGAGGCGGGTAAAGTGTGTGCTGGTGGGAGACGGAGCTGTGGGGAAAACCAGCCTGGTGGTCAGCTACACCACCAACGGGTATCCCACCGAGTACGTCCCGACCGCGTTTGACAACTTCTCAGGTAAAGGATGAGTTATGTCATTAATTCAATACAGCTGCATAAACACGTTTGACCATCTGACTGGAaagaactagctagctaacgtcacCCTGCTTCATAGTAAAATGTATGACATTATGGACCGGCTATCAATACGTTTGAGTAATAGATTCATCTTTCactctttaaaatgtcaaatttagTTTACATGTCACATCATGTGAGTTAATAGTTTAGTCTATTTGTAACCACTTTAAAGTTGTGACTACAGAAatagttttgactttttttaatgacttaaaCAAATGCCCAGTTATCAAATATAATAGATTAATATTATGTGGATTGACCATTCAGTTCATTGGCTAATCTTTCCTTTACTGTATTCACTTTAAAGTAGTTAAATAGTTACCAGCTGGTGTCATTGGATTATGTGATTGTGTAAGACACAGTTGGCCATATGTGTTTTTCCATTGAATATCTACACTATGTCAcattgtacgtgtgtgtgtgtgtgtgtgtgtgtgtgtgtgtgtgtgtagcggtGGTATCAGTGGACGGGCAGCCAGTCAAACTACAACTCTGTGACACAGCCGGACAGGTCAGTgatctcaacacacacacacacatacacatacacatacacacacacacacacacacacacacacacacacacacacacacacagacagggggagagagcagcagcatttcctgttgttgttttatttgtgtttgaAACAATGCCTCTGACCAGAGGAAGTGATGAAGAGACAACAatactctttctttctttctttctttcttgctttctttctttctttttaaggtCTCAAGTAGTGTACTataacacaaattatttttgtgtgtggcatttttgcctttatttgataaTTTACACTGTACAGCTTGACAGGAATCATGGGAAGAGAAAGAGGTggtatgacatgcaacaaagttCTTCAGTTGGAATCAAACCGCTGTGGTTGCGTGGTATCCCCCCCAACCATTAGGCTACCCCACAAAGCTTTTTTAATTGGAAACTAAAATAGTCTTTCTCTAAacttaacaacaacaacatctagTTTTTTGTCACGGCAACTCAAAAATGTTGCTAgagtgcacatacagtatatttaagtTTTGCTGCTCTATCCACGTCTATTTTATATAACAGAAGAGTGACAATCTAGTTTGACCAACATGGTGTGCATTAAGATAATCGGCACATAGATTAAGACTAGTCCTAAACTAAACATGTTTTACAATGGATAGCTCAGTTAGATTCCGTGTTAGTTTTGGTGGGCTCAGTCTCTGTCCAGGAAACTGTCTGGTAGGTCTTTCCTAGGAAAAAAAACTCAGgcacacaggaagtgatgtatTTTACATCTCTGTTTGCCCCAGCtgttatctgaaataaatacaaGAGAAAAAACGTTCTTCTTAAAATGAGCTTCAACTGGGGTTATACTTTGAGTTTATGTTCACATTGAAACACAAAAGTAAGCTGTTAAAACAGATAAACAAAACTTTACCCACACTGTTCTTTGGAGGAGGAGCAGCTGTTTGTCTGTATCAGTGTGTTTTCAGATGTGATGGCAGAATGAATGCGAGGATCACAGGCAGAGCAAGGGTAGAGTCAGAGATAGAAAGTCAGAGAGGAGAAACTAGACATATCCTCATAGTTTATCATCTGTCATTAAAAACAGATCACTCAGTAGCACCAGTAATTGTGTTTAGATAAACATGCTTGGCAGGATGTGCTGCATCAGCAATACCTCTGTATTCATGTCCAAATACTCTTTAAAAGCATTGCTGTGCTGGTTGGTAAAttattgcatttctttttgtgAAATCTCTTCATCTTCAacacttttctctctttctcttgatCTCTCCCGACCTCTCCAGGATGAGTTTGACAAGCTGCGGCCTCTGTGTTACACCAGTGCAGATGTGTTCCTGCTGTGCTTCAGCGTCGTCAGTCCCGCCTCCTTCCAGAATGTTCCTGAGAAGTGGGTTCCAGAGATCCGGAGACACGCACCCTTCGCTCCACTCGTTCTCGTTGGGACGCAGTGTGACCTCCGAGAAGATGTCAAGGTGGAGTACATTTATTGACGTGGAGTACAAGTACTTGCCATAACGCCTTAATTCTGACAAACGTGAAACAAAACCACTGGCATTAAATAGAGGCTACACGTCTTTATGATCTAAATGACAATTTTACCAATGCATCACGTTACTTTAACAGGCCTCTTTCACAGCAAACATTTTAACTTGTCAAAACAGGAAAATTACTGATAACGTTAACGATAACTGTTGTAGTCAAGTGTCCCTTTATGCCATGACAATGTGACAGTTCAATCATATAGCACTTTTaacacattatttgttttattatatataatatatatatgtcaatgccAACTTTGACTCTGAGGATTGATTTTGCTTGATATAGCAGGAATTTCAACTATTTAGAAGAGAATTAGCAGCAAATCTGAAGATACAAAACCTATGTAGGGTGCTTACCAAATGCTCAAAACTGATACAATTATCATTTATGGAAGGAAACACTGCATGTGTATCTTTCCTGTCTCCTCGACTAATAAATTAGCAGATGCAAAAGTATATTAACAGAGTGTTTCCTCTTCTCTTTAGGTTCTCATTGACCTGGCTAAGTACAGGGAGCGACCTGTGGACGCAGCAGATGCCCGGGACTGTGCAGTGGAGATCGGAGCTGTGGCTTACATGGAGTGCTCTTCCCTGAcccaaaaaaatttaaaagaaGTGTTTGACACGGCCATACTGGCCAGCCTACAGAACTACAGCTCCCATAAGCACACGAGAGGGAAACAGAAACGACGAAAAAAGCAAAGGCAGACACCGGACAAGATGAAGAGTCTGTCTAAGTCATGGTGGAAGAGGTACTGCTGTGTGGCCTAGAGCCGACCTGTGAGGAGTTTGGGTCAAAGACTCTTCTGATCTTCTGTTGACTTTATCCTGGTCTGGATTTAGCCGGGTTTAGGTTCTGCCTGGACTGCCTGATGTTGAGCAGGACCTCAACTGGACTATAGCTGGGAACCAAAGTAAGACTGTCATGGAtctaaaatgttttactttttgtttttattcaataGTTTTAGTCTTATCATGGATGAGATTTGCTACTGAGCCCAGCTTGGTTCTAACAAAACCTGCTCTGAAAATACAGTAGTACTGCAGTGGTACTGTCTCTTCTGGAATAAAACTGATACAAACAGGGACTAGCAGAAGACCCTCTAAATGCCATAGTTGATTTGACGATGTGGCTTTTTATCAAACCGGACCAGATTTGAATAAGAACAGTCTTGTCTGTGTTTAACACATTAAAAGGAAGTGTTTAGTCTGGTGTTCTCGTAATAACGTTCTCAACCTTGCACGGATTTATGTATGCTTGTCATGTAGGCGGGAAGGGAGCTTGACTCACTGAAACTGCATCTAAACTTCCAATGTCTAACATGTTTCCAACACTCATGATTAGAAAGAACTGCTGACTGAAATAGAGCATCTCTGAGACGAAACCTCGTCCTTATTTACATATGAAAAGAAGTAATTTTGGATTTTCTGATATGATCACCAGGCATGATTTAAGTCAGAACTTGGTAACAAAGAAAACAGTCCAAAAAGCTAACTCTAAGTTACTCTAATGAAAGACTTTATTAAGCAGCTAATCATTTTATCCTGGTCACTAGGGCTGtcatcgactaaagaaattcttagtcgactaacatttgtatgattttgtcgattaattagttgatgtaatcgacagagctgtgctctttgagatgtagttaagactagaaaagcgcaatataaatgtagttaatgaaccatctgtaaaactgagtttctccacaattaatcctgcaaaagcaccactttaaatcttgtgcttaccagaaatgtgctcataagtttcttggaaatgagtaattaagcaaaattactcatcaactaaagaaatcttagtcgactaagaccaaaacgaccaattagtcgactaatcgactaagaggtggcagccctactgGTCACATGCACAGTTAACTGTGGTGCAGCCTATAAACCTAATCTGAAACCTGGACCATGGTTCACCTTTTATTTTAGTCTCGATCTGAACTATTTATAGCATTATGTCTGGCTTGGTTTTTAAGTGTGGTTTTCTCCACATCCTGCGTCAGGTTTCCATTGGTAGCTGTGATCGTTCATGATCTATGTACTGTGGTGGTGGACTGTAGACTGGCTAGCACTTGACCTTAATCAGGCATGAGGACATTTTATAATTTCAGTGTTGTTCTCTTCTTCTTCATGTTCACATAGTTCCACAAGCCACAACTTTGCTCAGTATACTGTAGCCAAGTGACTTCTGTCAACCAGTATGTTGCAAGGCAGGCAAATACTAGCCTATATGGGTTTCAGATATACgtactgctctgtgtgtgtttgatttatCTTTCCAGACACCTAAACAGCCTCACTGTAAGTGTGAGCACTTAACAGAATTAGATCAACAAAGTGCTCTTTGCATGTGTTTACATTTACAGAATGGGCTCAGCTGTTAGTTTCTGTAGGTTTGCAGTGAGAAAATAATTTAGaacaaactgaaaacaaaaacaaatatgggTTTTATTTCTTAGCTTTTCAATGCAATTTTTAATCTAAGACTGTGAAGTTTGATTTATGTACATATTCTGTGAAATACTTTCTTCGTGGTTATGAACTACAGTTTGATTTGTCATGTTTGTTCCCTTCACCCAAAATATGCTTTATTACAGTTACCATTGATCGTTTCTATCATGCTGCATCAATAATGCTTTGATACTACAGAGACATCCTTTGTCTACTGTATGCTCTGTTAGTTCTTCAGCCTCTTCTCTCTCAAATAGATTACTTTATGTTGTAAAGCAGAAATAAAAAGGCAAACTAAAACACAAAATGTGTGGATGTCAAACACTCAGATGCCACACCTTCCTTTGTACATTTCAGTTACTAAAACAAGAATAAAACCCAATAATTTACAACTATTTATCTACAGTGCCTTCATCTGAATGGCTCTTTGTATTAAAGTCACTGCAGCAGAAAGGAAAAAGGGTGCAACCAGGTTTCAGTATGTAATGGATTATTTAGTGTGCAACATGATTACATAATAATTGATATCAATCAGACATGAACACAAAAACTAATATTCTGCTGCTTTTGTTATATGTATACCAGATATCATAATACTGTGTTACTGAGGATAATCCTGAAAAACTCAACCATAACGCTGCTCTGGAGGGTTTTTAGTCTATCCTGAGCTAAGCGTAGGCTCAAAATCCTGTTCATTTTGGATATTCAGAGTGTGGTTCAATGTTACTTCTCTACTGGTGTGAAATGGAGTGAGCTGTGGTGTGCCTTGAAATTCAATAAAGAATACTTCCTTTTGAATGTAACTTGTAAACTAAAAATAGTTTATGTAGACTGCCAGAACATGCAGAATCATAGTAGATAATTTGTTTGATTCCCTAGACTTCTGTGGATATTTTTTAACCCAGTTAACTACTGGCTTTTTAATATTTCTATTAAGCACTACTAACCCAAAATGACCTGCTGATTTTTCTACAATGTGGCCACAAGTTGTGTATTACAGtaatacatgtacacacataacTTAATCTAAAATGTATCTCAACTCCAAATGTTGATTTTAGGCCTGAGTGTAAAACTGAGACTCCAGATTTGAAGACTGGAGTTATTTGGTTTTGGTTTTCCGCTGAAGATGTTACAACTGCGAGTGAATGGGTTCACTGTCTTGACGTTTTACTCATGATAGCAAATGCATTGTTTCTTGCTTGTGGAAAAAGCCATAATAAGTTGCTTGTCTTGCTGTTTGTGTGCAGTCTTGGCTGATGGTAGATTTAAGTAGGGTAAAGGTCACACAGACCCTTATGATAGCTGGCATTTCCTCTGTCAGGTCTCATCAGTTTTACCCACTTACATGTATAATTATGGAGAGCACAGTAAGTTTCtcttcagaaaaaaaatataaacctGTTTTAGATTATTCCTGTGAACGAAGGAAACAATATAATGCATGTTTCTCACAAGGATTTGAGGATGACTTTGTTTTGGTTCTCATCTCTGTATCCAGCCTGTAACTCCTGGTAAATTAAGCTTATGCTATAATCTTTTAAAGCGAGCCCATGCCGTCCACTCGCCACAAGTGATATAATGTTATGCACCAAAACGTTGTTTAATAGTATCGTAACGCACGTAGAGAAGACTCATGCATTTCTAACTGAAGTTAGCAAAAGCTACTGATCGTACCCTAAGTATATTGACTGAAAAATTGTGCATTTCTTTGCTTAtaaattcaactttttttatatgtaaGATTGaaattgtgttatttcttctttcaaaagtGACACAGTGTCGCTTTAGTGTTTAAACTGCTTTTTCAGCCAGAATAGGCTGGTTGACCCGCAGCAGTGTATGTCCTGTACGACAGATGAACGGCTTCGTAATGTTGAACAGATGGGTCTCTGAAAGTGAGCTATTGTGTTTAAAGAGAGTCAGAGAAGAGACATGATGGTGATTGTCCACtaggacagtcagacagacaagacagacagaaatgtcAATGCTCTGTGTTTGGGACAGGTGCAAAGTCTGGATATGGGTTGGACAATATTCAATGGATGACTTCAGTTATTGTGATTCATTTGGTGTTGGAATTTACTAACCAAATACAAACTGTTTCTGTATGTGAATGGCCTTGGATTACTGTAAGCAAATCAGTTTTTGTAGACTTTACTTGAAACTAAATTCCCACACATTCCTAATTGTGAATTGCACAAGAGTATCCCATAGAGTCCAGTGAGTTTAAACAAAAGCGGACAGCCTGGGGAAACAGACAGAATTCTTGagatttcattgttttattgaGGTTGATACCCCCTAAAGCACACCTGAGCTCATTCACATGGGACACCAGCTGAGAGCTTCTCTGAGGAAACCACTCAGCCTGTTTGAATCATTTTTCCTGCATGTAAAAACATTGTAACAGAGATCACGCTGCTGCAATCTGCTCACACTGAATTCTCTGTTTAACTGAGGACATCAGTCGAGAAAGAAGTGTTTGTACAAAAGTTTTATACCCTGAGAAATAAAAATTATTTGACATAATACATGCTGTGTTTTGTTGATTTTGAGGCTTGTTTCTCAGTGGTGGGActgggaatgtgtgtgtttaaatataAGTCATTGTGAGAGCCCACAGATAAACACCTGTAGATGGAGTTTGTCGATATcatatgtgtttatttctgtcAATTTCACAATTTTTTACTGGAAAGCGAATTCAAATAACATTCAGGATGGCCAGTAGCAGGTAAACGCACAAAAAGCAGGCCCCGCCCCACAATTGCTTTTTTAAGACAACAAATGCTTTTTGTTGGTATATATATTTGGGCTCCAAATTGAATgtggtttttctttttttatgttgttgtgGCTGAAGTAATGAAGTTTTGGATTTTACTGTGCACTTTGTGATAACCAAACCTTTGTGCAACCACCATGCTGAGCTCAGCTGATGCACAGATAAAATGTGAGGGATGTTGGGGAGcttgaagacacacacacacttactaatacacacacacaaaacacacacacacacacacacacacacacacacacacacacacacacacacacacacacacacacacacacacacacacacacacacacacacacacacacacacacagatgcccaGAGAAATTCATCCAACTTCAGACTGGATCATTGTAAACAGACTCACTGCTTCCAGGCCTGCATAGATATACAAGAGCTTTATTTTGAAGGCTGTCATGTGACATTTGGTAAGTGTCATGTCTCTGTTCTTGGAGGGCTTTGCTCTACCTGACAACACAGAGTTAGTACATAATTAGAAGGCCAACTTGGTTCTGGATGGATCAGCTGCTCTGTGACTCAAGCAGTGCCAGGTCCCATTTACTGATATTATCCAGCTGTTATTCTCCTCTATGAGTGGGCTGAGCACTGACTGATACAAATCATAGCTTATTTTCcaaaatataattaataaat from Sander lucioperca isolate FBNREF2018 chromosome 3, SLUC_FBN_1.2, whole genome shotgun sequence harbors:
- the rhoua gene encoding ras homolog family member Ua codes for the protein MSPSSPCQMPSRGDGGYKPAPASPAPPVPPRRVRGSGRTRRSGAGTGSAGAGVAERRVKCVLVGDGAVGKTSLVVSYTTNGYPTEYVPTAFDNFSAVVSVDGQPVKLQLCDTAGQDEFDKLRPLCYTSADVFLLCFSVVSPASFQNVPEKWVPEIRRHAPFAPLVLVGTQCDLREDVKVLIDLAKYRERPVDAADARDCAVEIGAVAYMECSSLTQKNLKEVFDTAILASLQNYSSHKHTRGKQKRRKKQRQTPDKMKSLSKSWWKRYCCVA
- the pdcd2 gene encoding programmed cell death protein 2, coding for MSGDSNLSSAEVVLGFLEEAEPWRLLSPQFPSKVGGKPAWLSQTGLPSPAALECEICRLPMAFLLQVYAPISGQDRSFHRTLFLFCCKTHECYMCNDSRCLKVLRCQLPRRNEFYPYDPPPEDEPPSDPEPDQSVLSVSGVKLCWVCGCPGNKACSRCHTVTYCGKHHQTLHWKHTHKRECCNQEASIVTTSTFLFPESELVTEPEEEEDKKEGDTKEAEEEEEEASVDCPSLAETLAETDLEEMAMHETEDNKVFQRFKKRIAPEPHQVVRYSREGCPLWVSSQHIPSDQDIPACTCGAKRTFEFQVMPQLLNSLCVDSIGASIDWGTLAVYTCSASCNHDDQYCPEFIWKQDFSSDRHTD